One stretch of Nocardioides perillae DNA includes these proteins:
- a CDS encoding MBL fold metallo-hydrolase, protein MSDDSSRGTSQQTGQQGGGGAPAGSYDGDVRPGGPAQTRTLAQLSVTKVAVDPEMSNNCYLLRCAATGTQVLVDAAAEPETLLPLIGDDGLTAVVTTHQHWDHHRALADVVAATGAEVLVGAPDADAVTEQTGVPVTRRLEQGDTVQVGEATLSVIAIAGHTPGSVALVHHDPEGHPHLFTGDTLFPGGVGATFGDAEAFTQLIGDVEAKVFGTLPDDTWFYPGHGGDGRLGEQRPHLAEWRARGW, encoded by the coding sequence ATGAGCGACGACAGCAGCCGAGGGACGAGCCAGCAGACCGGTCAGCAGGGCGGGGGCGGAGCGCCCGCCGGGTCGTACGACGGGGACGTGCGGCCCGGCGGGCCGGCGCAGACCCGCACCCTGGCGCAGCTGAGCGTGACCAAGGTCGCGGTCGACCCCGAGATGTCGAACAACTGCTACCTGCTGCGGTGCGCGGCGACCGGCACCCAGGTGCTCGTCGACGCCGCCGCCGAGCCCGAGACCCTGCTGCCGCTGATCGGCGACGACGGGCTGACGGCCGTGGTCACCACCCACCAGCACTGGGACCACCACCGCGCCCTGGCCGACGTCGTCGCCGCGACCGGCGCGGAGGTGCTCGTCGGCGCACCCGACGCCGACGCCGTCACCGAGCAGACCGGGGTGCCCGTCACCCGCCGGCTCGAGCAGGGCGACACCGTCCAGGTGGGCGAGGCGACGCTGTCGGTCATCGCGATCGCGGGCCACACGCCCGGGTCGGTCGCGCTGGTGCACCACGACCCGGAGGGGCACCCGCACCTGTTCACCGGCGACACGCTCTTCCCCGGTGGGGTGGGCGCGACCTTCGGCGACGCCGAGGCCTTCACGCAGCTCATCGGCGACGTCGAGGCGAAGGTCTTCGGCACGCTGCCGGACGACACCTGGTTCTACCCCGGCCACGGCGGTGACGGCCGCCTCGGCGAGCAGCGCCCCCACCTCGCGGAGTGGCGCGCCCGCGGCTGGTGA
- the uvrA gene encoding excinuclease ABC subunit UvrA encodes MADQLVIRGAREHNLKDVSLDLPRDALIVFTGLSGSGKSSLAFDTIFAEGQRRYVESLSAYARQFLGQMDKPDVDFIEGLSPAVSIDQKSTSKNPRSTVGTITEVYDYLRLLYARAGRAHCPTCGAPIERQTPQQIVDRVLELEEGRRFQVLAPVVRGRKGEYVDLYRQLQAQGFSRARTDGETHGLDAPPTLDKQKKHTIEVVVDRLAVKASAKQRLTDSVETALGLAGGLVVLDFVDLPEHDAGRELRFSEKMSCPNDHPIDTDELEPRSFSFNSPFGACPACHGLGTRMEVDPELVVPDPMAPLGEGAIQPWSGAHVADYFTRLLGALGDELGFSLDDSWQDLTPKQQRVVLAGHPTKVHVRHRNRYGRERSYYTEFEGVQSYVERRHREAESDTSRERFEGFMREVPCPTCRGSRLKPVSTSVTLGAKEDGGLDIAALCALPINETADYLRTVQLSPRERQIGERVLKEIQERLTFLLDVGLDYLSLDRPSGSLSGGEAQRIRLATQIGAGLVGVLYVLDEPSIGLHQRDNQRLIETLLRLKDLGNTLIVVEHDEDTIKVADWVVDIGPGAGEHGGQVVHSGTVPDLYAHPDSMTGQYLSGRREVAVPAVRRPRTKGREIVVHGAREHNLRDVTVGFPLGCFVAVTGVSGSGKSTLVNDILYTALAKQLYNSRTVPGRHRAISGMEHVDKVIHVDQSPIGRTPRSNPATYTGVFDHVRKLFAATPEAKVRGYLQGRFSFNVKGGRCEACSGDGTLKIEMNFLPDVYVPCEVCHGARYNRETLEVHYKGKTIAEVLDMPIEEAAEFFAAVPAIARHMKTLVEVGLGYVRLGQPATTLSGGEAQRVKLATELQKRSTGRTVYVLDEPTTGLHFEDIRRLLLVLGRLVDAGNTVLVIEHNLDVVKTADWLVDMGPEGGSRGGTVVATGTPEEVAAHPESHTGRFLAPLLEGRAAEQPGAPRAATDDVVLIGKQKRAARTSARVAAEAATTKAATGATTKTTTKTTTKTTTKAAAGKPATKAPAKRAARKTRPPAG; translated from the coding sequence GTGGCCGACCAGCTCGTCATCCGAGGCGCGCGCGAGCACAACCTCAAGGACGTCTCGCTCGACCTCCCGCGCGACGCCCTCATCGTCTTCACCGGGCTGTCGGGCTCGGGCAAGTCCTCCCTCGCCTTCGACACCATCTTCGCCGAGGGCCAGCGCCGCTACGTCGAGTCGCTCTCGGCCTACGCCCGGCAGTTCCTGGGCCAGATGGACAAGCCCGACGTCGACTTCATCGAGGGCCTGTCCCCGGCGGTGTCGATCGACCAGAAGTCGACGTCGAAGAACCCCCGCTCGACCGTCGGCACGATCACCGAGGTCTACGACTACCTCCGCCTGCTCTACGCCCGGGCCGGCCGCGCCCACTGCCCGACCTGCGGCGCCCCGATCGAGCGGCAGACCCCGCAGCAGATCGTCGACCGCGTCCTCGAGCTCGAGGAGGGCCGCCGCTTCCAGGTGCTGGCCCCCGTCGTGCGCGGTCGCAAGGGCGAGTACGTCGACCTCTACCGCCAGCTCCAGGCGCAGGGCTTCAGCCGTGCCCGCACCGACGGCGAGACCCACGGGCTCGACGCCCCGCCGACGCTGGACAAGCAGAAGAAGCACACCATCGAGGTGGTCGTCGACCGGCTCGCGGTCAAGGCCAGCGCCAAGCAGCGGCTCACCGACTCCGTCGAGACCGCGCTCGGCCTCGCCGGGGGCCTGGTGGTGCTCGACTTCGTCGACCTGCCCGAGCACGACGCCGGTCGCGAGCTGCGCTTCTCCGAGAAGATGTCGTGCCCCAACGACCACCCCATCGACACCGACGAGCTCGAGCCGCGGTCGTTCTCCTTCAACTCACCCTTCGGTGCGTGCCCGGCCTGCCACGGCCTCGGCACCCGCATGGAGGTCGACCCCGAGCTGGTCGTGCCCGACCCGATGGCGCCGCTGGGGGAGGGGGCCATCCAGCCGTGGAGCGGTGCGCACGTCGCCGACTACTTCACCCGCCTGCTCGGCGCGCTCGGCGACGAGCTGGGCTTCTCCCTCGACGACTCCTGGCAGGACCTCACGCCGAAGCAGCAGCGCGTCGTGCTGGCCGGGCACCCGACCAAGGTGCACGTGCGCCACCGCAACCGCTACGGCCGCGAGCGGTCCTACTACACCGAGTTCGAGGGCGTGCAGTCCTACGTCGAGCGGCGCCACCGCGAGGCGGAGTCCGACACCAGCCGCGAGCGGTTCGAGGGCTTCATGCGCGAGGTGCCGTGCCCCACGTGCCGCGGCAGCCGCCTCAAGCCGGTCTCGACCTCGGTCACCCTCGGCGCCAAGGAGGACGGCGGGCTCGACATCGCCGCGCTCTGCGCGCTGCCGATCAACGAGACCGCCGACTACCTCCGCACCGTCCAGCTCAGCCCGCGCGAGCGCCAGATCGGCGAGCGGGTGCTCAAGGAGATCCAGGAGCGGCTGACCTTCCTGCTCGACGTCGGCCTCGACTACCTCTCGCTCGACCGGCCCTCGGGCTCGCTGTCGGGCGGCGAGGCGCAGCGCATCCGGCTGGCGACGCAGATCGGTGCGGGGCTGGTCGGCGTGCTCTACGTGCTCGACGAGCCCTCCATCGGCCTGCACCAGCGCGACAACCAGCGGCTGATCGAGACGCTGCTGCGCCTAAAGGACCTCGGCAACACCCTCATCGTCGTCGAGCACGACGAGGACACCATCAAGGTGGCCGACTGGGTCGTCGACATCGGTCCCGGCGCCGGCGAGCACGGCGGCCAGGTGGTGCACAGCGGCACGGTCCCCGACCTCTACGCCCACCCCGACTCGATGACCGGGCAGTACCTCTCGGGCCGCCGCGAGGTCGCGGTGCCGGCGGTGCGCCGCCCGCGCACGAAGGGGCGCGAGATCGTCGTGCACGGCGCCCGCGAGCACAACCTGCGCGACGTCACCGTGGGCTTCCCGCTCGGCTGCTTCGTCGCGGTCACCGGCGTCTCCGGCTCGGGCAAGTCGACGCTGGTCAACGACATCCTCTACACCGCCCTGGCCAAGCAGCTCTACAACTCCCGCACCGTCCCGGGTCGGCACCGCGCCATCTCGGGCATGGAGCACGTCGACAAGGTCATCCACGTCGACCAGTCGCCGATCGGGCGCACCCCGCGCTCCAACCCCGCGACCTACACCGGTGTCTTCGACCACGTGCGCAAGCTCTTCGCCGCCACGCCGGAGGCCAAGGTGCGCGGCTACCTGCAGGGACGCTTCTCCTTCAACGTCAAGGGCGGACGCTGCGAGGCGTGCTCCGGCGACGGCACCCTCAAGATCGAGATGAACTTCCTGCCCGACGTCTACGTGCCGTGCGAGGTCTGCCACGGCGCGCGCTACAACCGCGAGACGCTCGAGGTCCACTACAAGGGCAAGACCATCGCCGAGGTCCTCGACATGCCGATCGAGGAGGCCGCGGAGTTCTTCGCCGCGGTCCCGGCGATCGCGCGCCACATGAAGACCCTGGTCGAGGTCGGCCTCGGCTACGTCCGCCTCGGCCAGCCGGCGACGACGCTCTCGGGGGGTGAGGCGCAGCGCGTCAAGCTCGCCACCGAGCTGCAGAAGCGCTCCACCGGCCGCACCGTCTACGTGCTCGACGAGCCCACCACCGGCCTGCACTTCGAGGACATCCGCCGCCTGCTGCTCGTGCTCGGCCGCCTCGTCGACGCCGGCAACACCGTCCTCGTCATCGAGCACAACCTCGACGTCGTCAAGACGGCGGACTGGCTGGTCGACATGGGGCCGGAGGGCGGCTCGCGCGGTGGCACGGTCGTCGCCACCGGCACGCCCGAGGAGGTCGCGGCCCATCCGGAGAGCCACACCGGTCGCTTCCTCGCGCCGCTGCTCGAGGGCCGGGCCGCCGAGCAGCCCGGCGCGCCGCGGGCAGCGACCGACGACGTCGTGCTGATCGGCAAGCAGAAGCGCGCGGCGCGCACGAGCGCCCGCGTGGCGGCCGAGGCGGCGACGACGAAGGCCGCGACCGGCGCCACGACGAAGACCACGACGAAGACCACGACGAAGACCACGACGAAGGCCGCGGCGGGGAAGCCCGCGACGAAGGCGCCCGCCAAGCGCGCGGCCCGCAAGACCCGTCCTCCGGCGGGCTGA
- the uvrC gene encoding excinuclease ABC subunit UvrC, which produces MAAPSSYRPRPGSIPTEPGVYRFRDARGRVIYVGKAKNLRARLSSYFQDVGGLHPRTATMVTTAAGVDWTVVGTEVEALQLEYSWIKEFDPRFNVKYRDDKSYPWLAVTVSDEFPRVMVGRGAKRKGTRYFGPYSHAWAIRETVDTLLRVFPMRSCSNGVFKRSAQVGRPCLLGYIDKCSAPCVGNVSPEEHRAIVDDFCDFVGGQTTAFVRRIEKEMYAASDAMEFERAARLRDDLGALNRALEKQAVVLGDGTDADVVALAEDPLEVAVQIFYVRGGRIRGQRGWVADRVDEGGSDKLVEDFLLQLYAGEEGDAVPREILVPVLPPDLETLEELLTERRGARVRIRVPQRGDKRALQETVAANAAQALALHKTKRASDLTTRNRALEEIQQALTLDEVPLRIECYDVSNLQGTEVVASMVVFEDGLARKGEYRRFVIRGVDGQNDVASMHEVITRRFRRLLDEQASSVPASDLPDGELSGPVLVDPETGKPRKFAYAPGLVVVDGGPPQVAAAQQALLELGITDVPVCGLAKRLEEVWLPDDDDPVILPRSSEGLYLLQRIRDEAHRFAINHHRSRRSKSMVESALDDVPGLGEVRRRTLLKHFGSLKKLREADVEQIAQVPGIGPRTAEAIKGAVDAVPARRGAGSPAGAEAPLRVNTATGEIEED; this is translated from the coding sequence GTGGCCGCCCCGTCGTCGTACCGCCCCCGACCGGGGTCGATCCCCACCGAGCCCGGGGTCTACCGCTTCCGCGACGCGCGCGGCCGCGTGATCTACGTCGGCAAGGCCAAGAACCTCCGCGCCCGCCTCTCGTCCTACTTCCAGGACGTCGGTGGGCTGCACCCCCGCACCGCCACGATGGTGACGACCGCCGCCGGCGTCGACTGGACCGTCGTCGGCACCGAGGTCGAGGCGCTGCAGCTGGAGTACTCCTGGATCAAGGAGTTCGACCCGCGGTTCAACGTGAAGTACCGCGACGACAAGTCCTACCCCTGGCTCGCGGTCACCGTCAGCGACGAGTTCCCCCGGGTGATGGTGGGCCGCGGAGCCAAGCGCAAGGGCACCCGCTACTTCGGTCCCTACAGCCACGCGTGGGCCATCCGCGAGACCGTCGACACGCTGCTGCGGGTCTTCCCGATGCGCTCGTGCAGCAACGGCGTCTTCAAGCGGTCGGCGCAGGTCGGGCGCCCCTGCCTGCTCGGCTACATCGACAAGTGCTCGGCCCCCTGCGTCGGCAACGTCTCGCCCGAGGAGCACCGGGCGATCGTCGACGACTTCTGCGACTTCGTGGGCGGGCAGACCACGGCGTTCGTGCGGCGCATCGAGAAGGAGATGTACGCCGCCTCCGACGCGATGGAGTTCGAGCGCGCGGCGCGCCTGCGCGACGACCTCGGCGCGCTCAACCGGGCGCTGGAGAAGCAGGCGGTGGTGCTGGGTGACGGCACCGACGCCGACGTGGTGGCCCTCGCCGAGGACCCCCTCGAGGTGGCCGTGCAGATCTTCTACGTGCGCGGCGGCCGCATCCGCGGCCAGCGCGGCTGGGTCGCCGACCGCGTCGACGAGGGCGGCTCCGACAAGCTCGTCGAGGACTTCCTGCTCCAGCTCTACGCCGGCGAGGAGGGCGACGCGGTGCCGCGCGAGATCCTGGTGCCGGTGCTGCCGCCCGACCTCGAGACCCTGGAGGAGCTGCTGACCGAGCGGCGGGGCGCCCGGGTGCGCATCCGGGTCCCGCAGCGCGGCGACAAGCGCGCGCTGCAGGAGACGGTCGCGGCCAACGCCGCGCAGGCCCTGGCGCTGCACAAGACCAAGCGCGCCAGCGACCTCACCACCCGCAACCGCGCGCTCGAGGAGATCCAGCAGGCGCTCACCCTCGACGAGGTGCCGCTGCGCATCGAGTGCTACGACGTGTCCAACCTGCAGGGCACCGAGGTCGTCGCCTCGATGGTGGTCTTCGAGGACGGCCTGGCCCGCAAGGGCGAGTACCGCCGCTTCGTCATCCGCGGCGTCGACGGGCAGAACGACGTGGCGTCGATGCACGAGGTGATCACCCGGCGCTTCCGCCGGCTGCTCGACGAGCAGGCCAGCAGCGTCCCCGCGTCCGACCTGCCCGACGGCGAGCTCAGCGGGCCGGTGCTGGTCGACCCCGAGACCGGCAAGCCGCGCAAGTTCGCCTACGCGCCCGGTCTGGTCGTGGTCGACGGCGGCCCGCCGCAGGTGGCCGCCGCCCAGCAGGCCCTGCTCGAGCTCGGCATCACCGACGTCCCGGTCTGCGGGCTGGCCAAGCGCCTCGAGGAGGTGTGGCTGCCCGACGACGACGACCCGGTGATCCTGCCGCGCTCCAGCGAGGGGCTCTACCTCCTGCAGCGCATCCGCGACGAGGCGCACCGCTTCGCCATCAACCACCACCGCAGCCGGCGCTCGAAGTCGATGGTCGAGAGTGCCCTCGACGACGTCCCGGGCCTCGGCGAGGTGCGCCGCCGCACCCTGCTCAAGCACTTCGGGTCGCTGAAGAAGCTGCGGGAGGCCGACGTCGAGCAGATCGCGCAGGTCCCGGGCATCGGCCCGCGCACGGCCGAGGCCATCAAGGGTGCCGTCGACGCCGTGCCGGCCCGGCGCGGCGCCGGCTCCCCGGCCGGTGCCGAGGCACCGCTGCGGGTCAACACCGCCACCGGCGAGATCGAGGAGGACTGA
- a CDS encoding Rieske (2Fe-2S) protein — MTHDDRPAPRAACLSRRHALGGAALAGLGVPVLAACAGDGGATSAGSGAGSGSGSGSGGSGSGMTGALTSTADVPEGSGVIFADQGVVVTQPTAGEFKAFSTTCTHQGCDVTDVTDTIVCPCHSSTFALADGAPLGGPATDPLEEIAITVEGDQIVLG, encoded by the coding sequence ATGACGCACGACGACCGACCGGCCCCGCGGGCCGCCTGCCTCTCCCGCCGCCACGCCCTCGGCGGCGCCGCCCTCGCCGGCCTCGGCGTGCCGGTGCTCGCCGCCTGCGCCGGCGACGGCGGCGCGACCTCGGCCGGCAGCGGCGCCGGGAGCGGATCGGGCAGCGGCTCCGGCGGCAGCGGCTCCGGCATGACCGGGGCGCTCACCTCGACCGCCGACGTCCCGGAGGGCAGCGGGGTGATCTTCGCCGACCAGGGCGTGGTCGTGACCCAGCCGACGGCTGGGGAGTTCAAGGCCTTCTCCACCACCTGCACCCACCAGGGCTGCGACGTCACCGACGTCACCGACACGATCGTGTGCCCGTGCCACAGCAGCACCTTCGCGCTCGCCGACGGCGCCCCGCTGGGCGGCCCGGCCACCGACCCGCTGGAGGAGATCGCGATCACCGTCGAGGGTGACCAGATCGTCCTCGGCTAG
- a CDS encoding acyl-CoA carboxylase subunit beta, which translates to MSDANPDPPVRADLLRLLARRALTEDAARPEAVARLHARGGRTAREDVAALVDEGSFVEYGRFVTAAQERRRDLDDLLDRTVADGIVGGLATVDGHACAVLSYDYLVMAGTQGMRGHRKTDRLLDLVERTELPTVFFAAGGGGRPGDTDVPLVSALDVPTFAAWARLSGRVPRIAVVTDNCFAGNAVVAGCADLLVATERASLGMGGPAMIAGGGLGDVAAADVGPLDVMVANGVVDLAVPHDEAVPAARRLLRYFLGPVADWTAPDQAWLRDAVPEGERTSYDVLPVVETLCDEDSVTVLREGFAPELLTALGRLEGRTVGVVANDTRHSAGAITADAGDKAARFLQLCDAHGFPVVSLVDTPGMMVGPEAERTGLVRHTARLLIAGAQLSVPLVGVVLRRGYGLGAQAMLGGSTHQPLATLAWPGAHLGAMGLEGAVRLSMRRELETIEDVDAREARVRELTALAQEHAGALNVARHFEVDDVVDPAETRRLVAAVVAAAARDGRLRGSGRTVDTW; encoded by the coding sequence GTGAGCGACGCGAACCCCGACCCGCCCGTCCGCGCCGACCTGCTGCGGCTGCTCGCCCGGCGCGCGCTGACCGAGGACGCCGCCCGGCCGGAGGCCGTGGCGCGGCTGCACGCGCGGGGCGGCCGCACCGCGCGCGAGGACGTCGCCGCGCTGGTCGACGAGGGCAGCTTCGTGGAGTACGGCCGCTTCGTCACGGCCGCGCAGGAGCGGCGACGTGACCTCGACGACCTGCTCGACCGCACCGTCGCCGACGGCATCGTGGGCGGCCTCGCGACCGTCGACGGCCACGCCTGCGCGGTGCTGTCCTACGACTACCTCGTCATGGCGGGCACCCAGGGCATGCGCGGTCACCGCAAGACCGACCGGCTGCTGGACCTGGTGGAGCGCACCGAGCTGCCCACCGTGTTCTTCGCTGCGGGCGGGGGCGGGCGGCCCGGTGACACCGACGTCCCGCTGGTCTCGGCGCTCGACGTGCCGACCTTCGCGGCGTGGGCGCGGCTCTCGGGCCGGGTGCCCCGGATCGCCGTCGTGACCGACAACTGCTTCGCCGGCAACGCCGTCGTCGCGGGCTGCGCCGACCTGCTCGTCGCGACCGAGCGGGCGTCGCTCGGGATGGGCGGCCCGGCGATGATCGCGGGCGGTGGCCTCGGGGACGTCGCCGCCGCCGACGTCGGGCCGCTCGACGTGATGGTCGCCAACGGCGTGGTCGACCTCGCGGTCCCCCACGACGAGGCCGTGCCCGCCGCGCGGCGGCTCCTGCGCTACTTCCTCGGACCCGTCGCGGACTGGACCGCGCCGGACCAGGCGTGGCTGCGCGACGCCGTGCCGGAGGGCGAGCGCACCTCCTACGACGTGCTCCCGGTCGTGGAGACGCTGTGCGACGAGGACAGCGTGACGGTCCTGCGCGAGGGGTTCGCGCCCGAGCTCCTCACCGCGCTGGGCCGGCTCGAGGGGCGCACCGTCGGCGTCGTGGCCAACGACACCCGGCACAGCGCCGGCGCGATCACCGCCGACGCCGGCGACAAGGCGGCGCGCTTCCTGCAGCTGTGCGACGCCCACGGCTTCCCGGTGGTCTCGCTGGTCGACACCCCCGGGATGATGGTCGGCCCCGAGGCCGAGCGCACCGGCCTGGTGCGCCACACGGCGCGGCTGCTGATCGCCGGCGCGCAGCTGAGCGTGCCGCTGGTCGGGGTCGTCCTGCGCCGCGGCTACGGGCTCGGCGCCCAGGCCATGCTGGGCGGCAGCACCCACCAGCCGCTCGCCACGCTGGCCTGGCCCGGCGCCCACCTGGGCGCCATGGGTCTGGAGGGGGCGGTGCGGCTCTCGATGCGCCGCGAGCTCGAGACCATCGAGGACGTGGACGCGCGCGAGGCCCGGGTGCGCGAGCTCACCGCGCTCGCCCAGGAGCACGCGGGGGCGCTGAACGTGGCGCGTCACTTCGAGGTGGACGACGTCGTCGACCCCGCGGAGACCCGTCGGCTGGTGGCGGCGGTGGTCGCGGCCGCGGCGCGCGACGGCCGGCTCCGCGGCAGCGGGCGCACCGTCGACACCTGGTGA